Proteins encoded together in one Papaver somniferum cultivar HN1 unplaced genomic scaffold, ASM357369v1 unplaced-scaffold_21, whole genome shotgun sequence window:
- the LOC113340076 gene encoding myb family transcription factor PHL6-like, with translation MNFGTNQGVNGGFSITRETSKCIPVANGPIHHWKHSNWSNVDNYGNFMAPSSKDLSLLPNRVTPTSSISISPNFAEPIQNMCPQSSTFCTSLHVSPSATLNPQMQFLQPGSLSSTEYMMPQTAQTMLPVQLQGENLVAYQRYEGQQIMNGGHTELLGDVIGAGTFDWATGRTFDVARTDNIISQQKGLQLQSKRVDFIMNHDNQNAQMDEIFTATEHSQIHGNHSQANRSFTFSLEDETNSSISSIDALHKPRMRWTQKLHDCFVQAINDLGGADKATPKSVQMKMGVEGLTIYHVKSHLQKYRLARYQPETKEDKRSFISEFMNRSATPEKETEPSKKSAPESETLRVQWELQKSLHEQLEFQRELQQRAEENARQLQKLLEEQKKVGEAFMLASQSFSSTNAAGPSSTRLDLAQVQLNDRSNDASLRNVLHEGNEDILQLGVRVSPDSPPSPKKSRVELGTSVFRY, from the exons ATGAATTTTGGAACTAACCAAGGTGTAAATGGCGGTTTCAGTATTACACGAGAAACATCAAAGTGTATTCCTGTGGCAAATGGACCTATTCATCACTGGAAACATTCAAATTGGTCTAATGTTGACAATTATGGGAATTTTATGGCTCCAAGCAGCAAGGATCTCAGCCTACTTCCCAATAGGGTAACTCCTACTTCATCTATTTCTATATCGCCAAATTTTGCAGAACCAATACAAAACATGTGCCCCCAATCCTCAACATTTTGTACCAGCTTACACGTATCACCATCGGCAACCTTAAACCCTCAGATGCAGTTTCTTCAACCTGGTAGCTTATCGTCAACCGAGTATATGATGCCTCAAACTGCTCAGACCATGTTACCTGTTCAACTGCAAGGTGAAAATTTAGTAGCTTATCAGCGGTACGAGGGCCAGCAGATTATGAATGGTGGACACACTGAATTGCTTGGAGATGTTATTGGAGCTGGCACCTTCGATTGGGCCACTGGCCGTACCTTTGATGTTGCCAGGACTGACAACATTATATCTCAACAAAAGGGGTTGCAATTACAATCGAAACGCGTTGACTTTATCATGAACCATGACAATCAGAATGCTCAGATGGAT GAAATTTTTACAGCAACTGAACATTCCCAAATCCATGGTAATCACAGCCAGGCGAATAGAAGTTTTACATTTTCCCTTGAAGATGAGACAAATTCTTCCATCTCTAGCATTGATGCTCTCCACAAGCCTCGAATGCGCTGGACGCAGAAGCTACACGACTGCTTTGTTCAAGCAATTAATGATTTAGGTGGAGCTGATA AAGCAACTCCAAAAAGTGTACAGATGAAAATGGGTGTCGAAGGATTAACCATATACCATGTGAAAAGCCACTTGCAG AAATACCGGCTAGCGAGGTATCAACCTGAAACCAAAGAAG ATAAAAGGTCCTTCATTTCAGAGTTTATGAACAGGAGTGCAACACCTGAAAAAGAAACTGAGCCATCAAAGAA GTCCGCACCTGAATCAGAAACACTTCGAGTGCAGTGGGAGCTTCAAAAAAGCCTTCACGAGCAACTTGAG TTTCAAAGGGAGCTGCAGCAACGAGCGGAAGAAAATGCACGGCAGCTACAAAAGTTGTTGGAGGAACAAAAGAAAGTGGGAGAAGCATTCATGCTTGCAAGCCAATCCTTTTCTTCAACAAATGCGGCCGGTCCCTCATCTACTCGTTTAGATTTGGCTCAGGTTCAGTTGAATGATAGAAGCAATGACGCGTCACTGAGAAATGTTCTGCATGAGGGCAATGAGGATATCTTGCAGCTTGGAGTCAGAGTGTCACCAGATTCACCACCTTCTCCAAAGAAATCAAGGGTCGAACTAGGAACATCAGTGTTTAGGTATTGA
- the LOC113340075 gene encoding 15-cis-phytoene desaturase, chloroplastic/chromoplastic-like translates to MSDQTVSVSSLDDNTQHHSLCDFNSISSSSSCFSSSSFPFQLNLELRSIIISYLILILILTPILPLNDNNEKKMTSTTASTVSSVINRIWNSNSSNSTSTTTTTRGGTNHLLFGGFRGSIATSSSSMLLPRSLKSHQTPTARTTNKKKNNSPRRPNLQVVCMDYPRPELDNTVNYLEAAYFSSSFTVSPRPNKPLTVVIAGAGLAGLSTAKYLADAGHKPILLEARDVLGGKVAAWKDDDGDWYETGLHIFFGAYPNVQNLFGELGISDRLQWKEHSMIFAMPSKPGEFSRFDFPDVLPAPLNGIWAILRNNEMLTWPEKIRFAIGLLPAMVGGQAYVEAQDGFTVKDWMRKQGVPDRVTDEVFIAMSKALNFINPDELSMQCILIALNRFLQEKHGSKMAFLDGNPPERLCKPVVDHIESLGGEVRLNSRIKKIELKKDGTVKRLMLTNGDAIEGDAYVIATPVDILKLLIPEEWKEVGYFKRLDKLVGVPVINVHIWFDRKLKNTYDHLLFSRSPLLSVYADMSVTCKEYYDPNKSMLELVFAPAEEWISRSDSEIIEATMQELAKLFPDEIAADQSKAKILKYHIVKTPRSVYKTIPDCEPARPLQRSPIEGFYLAGDYTKQKYLASMEGAVLSGKLCAQAIVKDCEMLAARVEEKTTAEATVA, encoded by the exons ATGAGTGACCAAACCGTATCCGTTTCTTCGCTAGATGACAACACTCAACACCACTCTCTCTGTGATTTCAattcaatctcttcttcttcttcctgcttctcctcctcctccttcccCTTTCAGTTAAATTTAGAGTTGAGGTCAATAATAATTTCTtacctaattttgattttgattttgactcCAATTCTCCCTCTGAACGACAACAACGAGAAGAAGATGACGAGCACTACTGCTAGTACAGTTTCTTCGGTTATCAACAGGATTTGGAATTCTAACTCTTCtaattcaacatcaacaacaacaacaaccagagGCGGTACTAATCATCTATTATTTGGGGGATTTCGAGGGAGTATTGCTACTAGTAGTAGCTCTATGCTGCTGCCTCGGTCTTTAAAATCTCATCAAACACCTACTGCTAGGACGAccaacaagaagaagaacaattCTCCTCGAAGACCTAATTTAcag GTTGTGTGTATGGATTATCCAAGACCTGAACTCGACAACACTGTTAATTACTTGGAAGCTGcttatttttcatcttccttcACTGTTTCTCCAAGACCTAATAAGCCTTTGACTGTTGTCATTGCTGGTGCAG GCTTGGCTGGTTTGTCAACCGCAAAATACCTGGCAGATGCAGGGCACAAACCCATACTCCTGGAAGCAAGAGATGTTCTCGGTGGGAAG GTAGCTGCATGGAAGGATGATGATGGAGACTGGTATGAAACCGGACTACACATATTTT tTGGAGCTTACCCAAACGTGCAGAATTTGTTTGGAGAACTTGGTATTAGTGATCGACTGCAGTGGAAGGAACATTCTATGATTTTTGCAATGCCTAGCAAGCCAGGGGAATTCAGCCGATTCGATTTCCCTGACGTTCTTCCTGCACCCTTAAATG GAATCTGGGCAATCTTAAGAAACAATGAAATGCTCACATGGCCTGAGAAGATACGGTTTGCTATTGGACTCTTACCAGCAATGGTTGGTGGACAGGCTTATGTGGAGGCTCAAGATGGCTTCACCGTTAAAGACTGGATGAGGAAACAG GGTGTACCTGATCGAGTGACTGATGAGGTGTTCATTGCCATGTCAAAGGCATTAAACTTCATAAACCCAGATGAGCTTTCGATGCAGTGCATTTTGATAGCTTTGAACCGTTTCCTTCAG GAAAAGCATGGTTCCAAGATGGCCTTTTTAGATGGTAATCCTCCCGAGAGACTTTGCAAGCCGGTCGTGGATCATATAGAGTCACTTGGCGGTGAAGTCCGTCTCAATTCCAGGATTAAAAAGATTGAGCTTAAAAAAGATGGTACTGTGAAACGTCTAATGCTCACCAACGGTGATGCAATAGAAGGAGATGCTTATGTCATTGCAACCCCAG TGGACATCCTAAAGCTGCTTATACCCGAGGAGTGGAAAGAAGTTGGGTACTTTAAAAGATTGGATAAATTAGTTGGAGTTCCTGTGATTAACGTCCATATATG GTTTGACAGGAAATTGAAAAATACATATGATCATCTTCTCTTCAGCAG AAGTCCCCTCTTAAGCGTATACGCTGACATGTCAGTGACATGCAAG GAATATTATGACCCAAACAAATCCATGCTTGAGTTGGTATTTGCACCCGCTGAGGAATGGATCTCGCGCAGTGACTCTGAAATTATTGAAGCTACTATGCAGGAGCTTGCGAAACTCTTTCCTGACGAAATTGCCGCAGACCAGAGCAAAGCAAAAATATTGAAATACCACATTGTTAAAACACCAAG GTCTGTTTATAAAACCATTCCTGATTGTGAGCCGGCACGTCCATTACAAAGATCTCCCATAGAGGGTTTCTATTTGGCTGGGGACTACACGAAGCAAAAGTATTTGGCATCAATGGAAGGTGCAGTTTTATCTGGAAAGCTCTGTGCGCAAGCTATTGTGAAG GATTGTGAGATGCTTGCTGCTCGGGTAGAAGAAAAAACTACAGCAGAAGCAACTGTTGCTTAA